The proteins below come from a single Trachemys scripta elegans isolate TJP31775 chromosome 16, CAS_Tse_1.0, whole genome shotgun sequence genomic window:
- the LOC117889000 gene encoding exendin-3-like encodes MKSIQCLYLYGLVIVVLIPASWQIVLNNLSDESRWQSFESKSARSFTSDIKRHSEGTFTSDFTRYLDKMKAKDFVHWLINTKRYSSTKRYIKGDHNIISFPSDHSLFRSVSYTLNFQTSISRKLLP; translated from the exons ATGAAAAGCATACAGTGCCTCTACCTATATGGACTAGTAATCGTGGTGTTGATTCCAGCCAGTTGGCAGATTGTCCTCAACAATTTGTCCGATGAGTCTAG ATGGCAATCTTTTGAATCAAAAAGCGCTCGGAGTTTTACTTCCGACATAAAGCGGCATTCGGAAGGCACCTTCACCAGTGATTTTACCAGATATTTGGACAAGATGAAGGCCAAGGACTTTGTGCACTGGCTTATCAACACGAAACGTTACAG CTCTACAAAGAGGTACATAAAAGGAGACCACAACATCATCTCCTTCCCTTCTGACCACTCGCTATTTAGGTCAGTCAGCTACACTTTGAATTTCCAAACGTCTATTTCTCGCAAACTGCTCCCATAG